The Agarilytica rhodophyticola genome has a window encoding:
- the hflX gene encoding ribosome rescue GTPase HflX has protein sequence MFFERPDSGELAILVHLNITQKVDANDPREFEELVLSAGGDPVAFLTGQRTVPDSRYFIGSGKLDELRSLVMHHQAGLVIFNHELSPSQERNIEKELQCRVLDRNGLILDIFAQRARTHEGKLQVELAQLEHMSTRLIRGWTHLERQKGGIGLRGPGETQLETDRRLLRARIKSIHKRLEKVRKQREQGRRSRSRAEIPTLSLVGYTNAGKSTLFNVVTDAGVYAKDQLFATLDPTMRRIELGNSGPAVLADTVGFISHLPHRLIEAFRATLEEAANADLLLHVIDVADEERARNIYQVNEVLEEIGANEIPQLLVYNKIDLMEDYSPRIDYDEQGKPCAVWLSAQNNLGVDLLFEAITALVAEKIFQASIRLEMSEGSLRARLYRHNAVLDERYQEDGSCEMDICLPEVDLIKLLAAENHSLDSLVCVDNHRNHDEPAVRTANRH, from the coding sequence TTGTTTTTTGAAAGGCCTGATTCTGGTGAGCTAGCAATCTTAGTTCACTTGAACATCACCCAAAAAGTAGATGCCAACGATCCCCGAGAGTTTGAAGAACTTGTTCTTTCGGCTGGCGGTGATCCTGTGGCATTTTTAACTGGGCAACGCACCGTGCCCGACTCACGTTATTTTATCGGCTCCGGTAAATTAGACGAGCTGCGTTCACTGGTTATGCACCACCAAGCAGGCTTGGTGATCTTTAATCATGAACTTTCTCCCAGCCAAGAGCGTAATATAGAGAAAGAGTTGCAGTGCCGAGTGCTCGATCGCAATGGTTTGATTCTCGATATTTTTGCTCAACGCGCCCGTACCCACGAAGGTAAGTTACAAGTGGAATTGGCGCAGCTGGAGCATATGTCTACCCGTTTGATTCGCGGCTGGACTCACCTTGAGAGGCAAAAAGGCGGAATTGGATTGCGTGGCCCTGGTGAGACGCAGTTAGAAACTGATAGACGTTTGCTACGTGCCAGAATTAAATCTATTCACAAACGGCTGGAAAAAGTGAGAAAGCAACGGGAGCAAGGTCGTCGCTCCCGTTCTCGTGCTGAGATACCCACCTTGTCTTTGGTCGGTTATACCAACGCAGGGAAATCCACTTTATTTAATGTGGTCACTGATGCAGGTGTTTATGCCAAAGATCAGTTGTTTGCAACACTCGATCCCACAATGAGACGTATTGAATTAGGGAATTCTGGACCCGCTGTCTTAGCCGATACAGTGGGTTTTATCAGCCATCTGCCACACCGATTAATCGAGGCATTTCGTGCTACTCTTGAAGAAGCAGCTAATGCTGATTTACTGCTGCATGTTATCGATGTTGCAGATGAGGAACGTGCGCGCAATATTTATCAAGTTAATGAAGTGCTTGAAGAAATCGGCGCGAATGAGATTCCCCAATTACTTGTCTACAACAAAATTGATCTGATGGAGGACTATTCTCCAAGAATTGACTATGATGAGCAGGGGAAGCCCTGTGCGGTATGGTTGTCTGCGCAAAATAACCTAGGGGTCGATCTGCTTTTTGAGGCGATTACTGCATTAGTAGCGGAGAAAATTTTTCAAGCGAGTATCCGTCTGGAAATGAGCGAAGGCAGCTTGCGGGCTCGTCTCTATCGACATAATGCCGTTTTGGATGAGCGTTACCAGGAAGATGGTTCTTGTGAGATGGATATATGCTTGCCCGAAGTAGACTTGATCAAATTACTAGCAGCAGAGAATCATTCGTTGGATTCATTGGTGTGCGTTGACAATCACCGTAACCACGATGAACCTGCAGTGAGGACTGCTAACAGGCATTAG
- the hflK gene encoding FtsH protease activity modulator HflK has translation MAWNEPGDNKDPWGGGNRGNDGPPDLDEALKNLQKKLSGLFGGNGGGSSNDNSGINKTLFIVAAIIVVVGYLYSGMAVVNEQERAVVLRLGVYHETKTPGFRWNPPLIDSVYTENVTKLRNWSTTEQMLTQDLNIVDVKISVQYSIDDARDFILNVRNPEASLRQAANSALRHVAGSTVMHDILTQGREEVAANIQERLQAYLNNYETGISIEKVNVEDSNPPIEVQDAFDDVIKAREDEERYKNRAQAHANAVIPEARGIAQRMEEEANAYKERVIAQAQGEAQRFSYLLEEYKKSPEVTRQRLYLDAVQEVMSSSSKIMVDVEGGNNMLYLPLDKIVSSAPGGSSIPSMGKNISPSDRDMIVNQVVERLKRELTTSSSRRREGR, from the coding sequence ATGGCTTGGAACGAGCCGGGTGATAATAAAGACCCATGGGGTGGCGGCAATCGAGGTAATGATGGCCCTCCCGACCTAGACGAAGCATTAAAAAACTTGCAGAAAAAGCTCTCCGGTTTATTTGGTGGTAATGGCGGCGGCAGCTCGAATGATAACTCCGGGATTAATAAAACCCTTTTTATAGTTGCAGCTATTATCGTTGTTGTGGGCTACCTTTATTCTGGTATGGCAGTTGTCAATGAGCAAGAACGCGCTGTTGTCTTGCGTCTGGGCGTTTACCATGAAACTAAAACCCCAGGTTTTCGCTGGAATCCGCCACTTATTGACAGTGTTTATACTGAGAACGTAACTAAACTTAGGAACTGGTCAACCACAGAGCAAATGTTGACCCAAGACTTAAATATTGTCGATGTTAAGATTTCTGTTCAATATTCCATCGACGATGCTCGTGACTTTATTCTTAATGTACGCAATCCCGAAGCGAGCTTGCGCCAAGCGGCAAACAGTGCTCTGCGCCATGTTGCTGGTTCTACTGTGATGCACGATATCTTAACCCAAGGACGAGAGGAAGTTGCTGCCAATATCCAAGAGCGTTTGCAAGCCTACTTGAATAATTACGAGACTGGGATCTCCATTGAAAAGGTGAATGTGGAAGATTCTAATCCTCCTATTGAAGTGCAAGATGCCTTCGATGATGTGATTAAAGCTCGTGAAGATGAAGAGCGTTATAAAAACCGTGCTCAAGCTCATGCCAATGCTGTCATTCCCGAAGCAAGAGGTATTGCTCAGCGCATGGAAGAAGAAGCCAATGCCTATAAAGAGCGAGTCATTGCGCAAGCTCAAGGTGAGGCTCAACGCTTTAGTTATTTGCTAGAAGAATACAAGAAATCACCAGAAGTAACGCGCCAACGTTTATACCTTGATGCAGTGCAGGAAGTTATGTCTAGTTCATCGAAGATTATGGTAGATGTTGAGGGTGGTAACAATATGTTGTACCTGCCTCTTGATAAGATCGTGTCTTCTGCGCCAGGAGGATCATCAATTCCGTCTATGGGTAAAAACATCTCACCTTCGGATCGAGATATGATTGTCAATCAAGTGGTTGAGCGCTTAAAACGTGAATTAACTACTTCCAGTTCTCGTCGCCGGGAGGGTCGTTAA
- the hflC gene encoding protease modulator HflC: protein MTPKTMLYSVLVIVAIIIGGNSAYIVNEYERGVLLRLGKVHIEDLRPGLHFKIPLIDVIRKFDARVLTLDARPERFLTVEKKSMMVDSYAKWRIIDVSKFYTATNGEEDRAQRLLAQRINEGLRNQFARRSLQEVVSGERDQLINSITVQLNEFTQESLGVEIVDVRVKKIDLPDEVSEPVYNRMRAEREREAREHRAKGKEQEVIIMANADKEKVIIEADAYRKAELLRGEGDAKAAAIYAEAYNKDPEFYAFVRSLNAYRATFSGKEDILLLDPESDFFKYLNNSTGKKVK from the coding sequence ATGACGCCAAAAACGATGCTTTATTCTGTACTAGTTATTGTTGCGATAATTATCGGGGGCAACTCTGCCTATATCGTCAACGAATATGAGCGTGGTGTATTACTACGTTTGGGTAAAGTGCACATCGAAGACTTGCGTCCGGGTTTGCATTTTAAAATACCTCTTATTGATGTTATCCGGAAGTTTGATGCTCGTGTGTTGACGCTGGATGCTAGACCTGAGCGTTTTTTGACCGTCGAAAAGAAAAGTATGATGGTCGACTCTTATGCTAAGTGGCGTATTATCGATGTTAGTAAATTCTATACCGCTACCAACGGTGAAGAAGATCGCGCTCAGCGCTTGCTGGCGCAGCGTATTAATGAAGGTTTGCGCAACCAGTTTGCTCGACGTTCTCTGCAGGAAGTTGTCAGCGGCGAGCGGGATCAATTGATCAACAGCATTACGGTGCAACTTAATGAATTTACCCAAGAGTCTCTTGGGGTGGAAATCGTCGATGTTCGTGTCAAAAAGATTGATCTTCCTGATGAAGTGAGTGAGCCTGTATACAACAGGATGAGGGCCGAACGTGAGCGAGAAGCACGTGAGCATCGCGCTAAGGGTAAAGAGCAAGAAGTGATCATTATGGCTAATGCTGATAAGGAAAAGGTTATCATTGAAGCTGACGCTTACCGCAAAGCCGAGTTATTACGTGGTGAGGGAGATGCGAAAGCTGCTGCCATATACGCTGAAGCTTACAACAAAGACCCTGAATTCTATGCCTTTGTTCGCAGCTTAAATGCCTATCGAGCTACCTTTAGTGGTAAGGAAGATATTCTTTTACTCGATCCTGAAAGTGACTTTTTCAAGTATCTGAATAATTCCACAGGCAAGAAAGTTAAGTAA
- a CDS encoding ATP phosphoribosyltransferase regulatory subunit → MMNNKVDRWLLPDGIEEVLPEQALYLESLRRRFVDLFIRWGYDYVIPPMIEFTDSLLTGSGQDIELLTFKLTDQLSGRTLGLRADITPQAARMDAHSLKRSGVNRLCYAGHVLQTKAKSPLGSRSPIKVGVEMFGVSALEAEVEVVSLLLEALTVANLDCQYIDLGHVGIFRCLARAAELNTEQESALFSLLQSKAFSDIDRWLNENVKDEQARQWLSALSKLSGSDKIIELAREAFADAPSEIHAALDDLATLADTVLARYPNVQLYFDLSELRGYHYHTGIVFGAFAPGVGNAIARGGRYDSVGEAFGRARSATGFDINLSAICRLQRHECSPPDKGIFACHEAGEALWQKVQELRAQGERVVMGVPGQAMPEDYQHCDRILCVENDQVLLKNM, encoded by the coding sequence ATGATGAACAATAAAGTCGATCGTTGGCTATTGCCTGATGGCATTGAAGAAGTATTACCTGAACAAGCATTGTATCTTGAGAGTTTGCGTAGGCGGTTTGTAGATTTGTTTATACGTTGGGGCTATGACTATGTCATTCCGCCAATGATCGAATTTACAGATTCTCTGCTAACTGGTTCAGGCCAGGATATCGAGCTATTAACATTCAAGCTGACGGATCAACTATCTGGTCGTACCCTCGGATTGCGCGCCGATATTACGCCCCAGGCGGCGCGGATGGACGCTCACAGTCTTAAGCGTTCAGGTGTTAACCGGCTCTGTTATGCCGGCCATGTATTGCAGACCAAAGCCAAATCCCCTCTGGGATCTCGCTCGCCGATTAAGGTTGGAGTTGAAATGTTCGGCGTCTCTGCCTTAGAAGCAGAGGTTGAAGTTGTCAGCCTACTTCTTGAAGCCCTGACAGTAGCAAATTTAGATTGCCAATATATTGACCTGGGCCATGTGGGGATCTTTCGCTGTTTAGCACGAGCAGCTGAGTTAAATACTGAGCAAGAAAGTGCGCTATTTTCGTTGCTGCAAAGTAAGGCCTTCTCTGATATAGATCGTTGGCTTAATGAGAATGTTAAAGATGAGCAGGCGCGACAATGGCTTTCCGCGCTATCGAAACTTTCAGGCAGTGACAAAATTATTGAGCTGGCCCGTGAAGCTTTTGCTGATGCACCATCTGAAATACACGCAGCACTCGACGATCTTGCAACATTAGCGGATACCGTACTTGCTCGTTACCCTAATGTGCAGCTGTATTTTGATTTAAGCGAATTACGTGGTTACCACTACCACACAGGTATTGTTTTTGGTGCTTTTGCCCCAGGTGTCGGCAATGCTATCGCCCGCGGTGGGCGCTATGATTCTGTTGGCGAAGCCTTTGGTCGCGCTCGTTCTGCGACGGGCTTTGATATTAACTTAAGTGCCATATGTCGTTTGCAAAGACATGAGTGCTCACCTCCGGATAAAGGTATTTTTGCTTGCCATGAAGCCGGTGAAGCGCTTTGGCAAAAAGTTCAAGAATTGCGTGCTCAAGGTGAGCGTGTAGTTATGGGAGTTCCGGGGCAAGCTATGCCGGAAGACTATCAGCATTGCGATCGCATTCTGTGTGTGGAAAACGATCAAGTGCTATTGAAAAATATGTAA
- a CDS encoding adenylosuccinate synthase codes for MGKNIVVLGSQWGDEGKGKIVDLLTEKVSNVARFQGGHNAGHTLVIDGEKTVLHLIPSGILRDGVTCLIGNGVVLSLEALLKEMAELEARNVPVRERLRLSPACPLILPYHIALDNAREVKRGSAKIGTTGRGIGPAYEDKIARRCLRLGDLLQPDRFASKLKEVLEYHNFVLTQYYQCEALDYDKTLADILEQFAQVKDIIIDVIDYLHSAREKGESIMFEGAQGSLLDIDHGTYPYVTSSNTTAGGTATGSGFGPLYLDYILGITKAYTTRVGSGPFPTELDCNVGEHLGVKGNEFGATTGRKRRTGWFDAVAVKHAVRINSMSGICLTKLDVMDGLDEVKICVGYTNAQGQAVGVPCDAEGWEEIQPVYEVLPGWNASTFGVKSLDDLPDTALSYIEKIEELVGVPVDIISTGPDRMETIIRNDLFAVG; via the coding sequence ATGGGTAAAAACATTGTGGTTCTCGGCTCGCAATGGGGCGATGAGGGCAAAGGTAAAATCGTTGATCTACTCACCGAAAAGGTGAGCAATGTAGCGAGGTTTCAAGGCGGGCATAATGCTGGCCATACGTTGGTTATCGACGGTGAAAAAACCGTCTTGCACCTTATTCCCTCGGGCATTTTGCGAGACGGTGTCACCTGCCTCATCGGCAATGGTGTTGTCCTCTCCCTCGAAGCCTTGTTAAAAGAAATGGCAGAGCTTGAGGCGCGCAATGTGCCTGTGCGTGAACGCTTGCGTCTTTCGCCCGCTTGTCCACTTATCTTGCCTTACCATATCGCGTTAGATAACGCGCGGGAAGTCAAGCGTGGCAGCGCAAAAATTGGTACTACTGGGCGAGGAATCGGGCCTGCTTATGAAGATAAAATCGCTCGCCGTTGTCTGCGTTTAGGTGATCTTCTGCAGCCTGATCGCTTTGCTAGCAAGCTCAAAGAAGTGCTGGAGTATCATAACTTCGTATTGACTCAGTACTACCAATGTGAAGCCTTGGATTATGATAAAACCCTGGCTGATATACTTGAACAGTTCGCACAAGTGAAAGATATTATTATTGATGTGATCGACTACCTGCATAGTGCTCGCGAAAAAGGTGAAAGCATTATGTTTGAGGGTGCGCAAGGCTCCCTGCTGGATATCGATCATGGCACATATCCCTACGTGACATCCTCCAACACCACCGCTGGAGGAACAGCTACAGGTTCAGGTTTTGGTCCACTTTATCTAGATTATATTTTAGGCATTACAAAAGCTTACACAACTCGCGTAGGCTCTGGTCCATTCCCTACAGAATTGGACTGCAATGTCGGCGAGCATCTGGGTGTTAAAGGTAATGAATTCGGCGCAACCACCGGGCGTAAGCGTCGCACTGGCTGGTTTGATGCGGTCGCGGTTAAACATGCAGTGCGTATTAACAGTATGAGTGGCATATGTCTTACCAAGCTCGATGTAATGGATGGCTTGGATGAAGTTAAGATTTGTGTCGGTTATACAAATGCTCAAGGGCAAGCTGTTGGCGTTCCTTGCGATGCCGAAGGCTGGGAGGAAATTCAACCTGTATATGAAGTGCTACCTGGTTGGAATGCTTCTACTTTTGGCGTTAAATCTTTGGACGATTTGCCTGATACTGCATTATCTTATATCGAGAAAATTGAAGAGCTGGTAGGTGTGCCTGTAGATATTATTTCAACCGGGCCCGATCGTATGGAAACCATTATTCGCAACGACTTATTTGCGGTTGGCTAG
- the rnr gene encoding ribonuclease R, producing the protein MNRLKKNKLKDPFAEREASNYANPIPSRELISQVLEKSSGPMDYKKLCKALQINGDQAKEALRRRLNAMERDGQLATNRRREYGLTNKMDLVRGRVQGHRDGFGFVIPTDGSADIHLSNRQMRKVFDGDEVLARPSPEDFKGRREGKIVEVLSHNTHQLVGRYLNQGGSHFVRPDNPRNSQDVIIPPEDTANAQAGQFVVVEVTQQPDRYQKPVGRIMEVLGDHMAPGMEIDVAIRSHGIPHTWPADVQQQTSFFTAEVKEEDKLNRIDLRHLPFVTIDGEDARDFDDAVYCERKRSGGWRLFVAIADVSHYVPSGSALDQEAMVRGNSVYFPDYVVPMLPQVLSNGLCSLNPKTDRLCMVCEMTISAAGKISGYKFYESVMHSHARLTYTQVGAFLANPKRQQKGDIAALTQHIDELYRLYLALRLTREARGAIDFETKETRIIFDEERKIHKIIPVERNEAHKLIEECMLAANVCAAKLLESLKIPTLYRVHEGPKAEKLEGLNEFLGELGLSMKGSGKVSPQDYRDVLAQVGERPDAHLIQTVMLRSMNQAQYQAENLGHFGLAYKAYAHFTSPIRRYPDLIVHRAIRALVRADIASNKVRRHPERALVPFSENYPYDTADMVSFGEQCSTTERRADEATRDVISWLKCEFLQERVGEEFDGVISAVTAFGLFVELSDLYVEGLIHITSLPQDYYHHEASQHRLVGERSRRVFRIGDQLRVQVARVDLDERKVDFELIKIKSKKRKGTNTLSDDMEPGYRKNSEIKPKSRRRVRKRPISDAVSEGEVETVKQDQGKPQAVKAKVAAKAKKKTKATSSSKAKKSKKTKREKRRKTKSKNN; encoded by the coding sequence ATGAATCGTTTGAAAAAAAATAAACTTAAAGATCCCTTCGCTGAACGAGAAGCTTCCAATTACGCTAACCCTATTCCAAGTCGTGAATTAATATCTCAAGTGCTAGAAAAATCTTCTGGCCCAATGGACTACAAAAAACTATGTAAAGCACTACAAATTAACGGTGACCAGGCGAAAGAAGCTTTGCGTAGGCGCTTAAATGCTATGGAGCGGGATGGGCAATTGGCCACCAACCGCCGACGGGAATATGGTTTAACCAATAAAATGGACTTAGTACGTGGCCGGGTACAAGGGCATCGCGACGGCTTTGGCTTTGTGATTCCTACTGATGGTTCTGCCGATATTCATTTAAGTAATCGGCAAATGCGCAAAGTCTTTGATGGTGATGAAGTTCTTGCCCGACCAAGCCCAGAAGATTTTAAAGGGCGTAGAGAGGGAAAAATTGTCGAGGTTTTAAGCCACAATACCCATCAACTGGTAGGGCGCTACCTTAACCAGGGAGGCAGTCATTTTGTGCGGCCAGACAATCCGCGCAATAGCCAAGATGTTATTATTCCACCAGAAGATACGGCTAATGCCCAGGCGGGACAGTTTGTGGTGGTGGAGGTTACCCAACAACCAGATCGTTACCAAAAGCCCGTCGGCCGCATTATGGAAGTGCTTGGTGACCATATGGCACCTGGGATGGAAATCGATGTTGCCATTCGCTCCCATGGTATTCCTCATACTTGGCCTGCGGACGTGCAACAGCAAACCTCGTTTTTTACCGCTGAGGTAAAAGAAGAAGATAAATTAAACCGGATAGATTTACGTCACCTGCCGTTTGTCACTATCGATGGTGAAGACGCCAGAGATTTCGACGATGCCGTCTATTGTGAACGTAAGCGCTCAGGTGGTTGGCGTTTATTTGTGGCCATTGCCGATGTTTCACACTATGTGCCTTCTGGCTCAGCTCTAGACCAGGAAGCCATGGTACGGGGCAACTCGGTGTATTTTCCCGACTATGTTGTGCCCATGCTGCCGCAGGTTTTATCTAATGGCTTATGCTCTTTGAACCCGAAGACAGATCGACTCTGTATGGTTTGTGAGATGACGATAAGTGCTGCTGGTAAAATTAGTGGCTATAAATTTTATGAGAGTGTTATGCACTCTCATGCTCGTCTTACCTATACCCAAGTGGGAGCATTTCTGGCAAACCCTAAGCGGCAGCAAAAAGGAGATATTGCTGCTCTCACACAGCATATCGATGAGCTTTATCGTCTTTATCTCGCTTTGCGTTTAACACGGGAAGCGAGAGGGGCTATTGATTTCGAAACAAAAGAAACGCGCATCATCTTCGATGAAGAGCGCAAAATACACAAAATCATACCTGTGGAAAGAAATGAAGCCCACAAACTGATTGAAGAGTGCATGTTGGCGGCCAATGTCTGTGCTGCAAAGTTATTAGAGAGTCTCAAAATTCCTACCCTTTATCGTGTGCATGAAGGCCCCAAAGCTGAGAAATTAGAAGGGCTTAATGAATTTTTAGGCGAGCTTGGGCTAAGTATGAAAGGCAGCGGCAAGGTCAGCCCACAGGATTATCGTGATGTATTGGCACAGGTTGGAGAGCGGCCAGATGCTCACTTAATTCAAACAGTTATGCTGCGAAGTATGAACCAAGCGCAATATCAGGCGGAAAACCTTGGGCATTTTGGATTGGCTTATAAAGCGTATGCACATTTTACTTCTCCCATTCGCCGTTATCCCGATTTGATTGTTCACCGCGCTATTCGCGCACTTGTGCGTGCTGATATAGCTTCCAACAAAGTCCGTCGTCATCCGGAACGAGCTCTTGTGCCATTTTCGGAAAATTACCCTTATGACACAGCAGATATGGTGAGCTTTGGCGAACAGTGCTCGACTACCGAGCGACGCGCAGATGAAGCGACACGCGATGTTATTAGCTGGTTGAAGTGTGAATTCTTGCAAGAACGTGTCGGCGAAGAGTTTGATGGAGTTATTAGTGCCGTCACAGCCTTTGGGTTGTTTGTAGAATTATCAGACTTATATGTAGAGGGGTTAATACATATAACCTCGCTGCCCCAGGATTACTATCACCACGAAGCCTCACAGCATCGCTTAGTAGGCGAGCGAAGCCGACGGGTTTTTCGTATTGGTGATCAACTGCGGGTTCAGGTGGCAAGAGTCGATCTGGACGAGCGTAAAGTGGATTTTGAGCTGATAAAGATTAAGTCGAAAAAACGCAAAGGCACAAATACTCTTAGTGATGATATGGAGCCGGGTTACCGTAAGAACAGTGAAATAAAGCCAAAGTCTCGTCGACGAGTACGTAAAAGACCCATCTCAGATGCAGTCAGCGAAGGGGAAGTCGAAACTGTTAAACAAGATCAAGGTAAACCGCAGGCTGTGAAAGCAAAGGTAGCTGCTAAAGCTAAGAAAAAAACTAAAGCCACCAGTTCGTCAAAAGCGAAAAAGAGCAAGAAAACTAAAAGAGAAAAGCGAAGAAAGACTAAGTCTAAGAATAACTAA
- the rlmB gene encoding 23S rRNA (guanosine(2251)-2'-O)-methyltransferase RlmB, translating into MSNDEQVFGIHAVQSLLKTSAHRLKELYIYRGRRDQKVQKILDAVAAINGVVKYVEKKDLDALCDGNHQGVVALVKAGKNLIEADLYELVQTPDIVPLVLVLDGVTDPHNLGACLRSADAAGVHAVVIPKDNSVGLNETARKVASGAAETTPLIAVTNLARCLKKLQELGLWVTGLAGEATDSTYDSDLTGPRVIVMGAEGSGMRRLTKETCDVLVKIPMHGSVSSLNVSVATGVVLFETLRQRSLSSEA; encoded by the coding sequence ATGAGCAATGATGAACAAGTTTTTGGTATACATGCAGTGCAGTCGCTGCTCAAGACTTCTGCACACAGACTCAAAGAGTTATATATCTACCGCGGTCGTCGAGACCAAAAAGTGCAGAAAATCTTAGATGCGGTAGCTGCTATTAATGGTGTTGTTAAATATGTTGAAAAGAAAGACTTAGATGCTTTATGTGATGGCAACCATCAGGGGGTCGTGGCGCTGGTAAAAGCGGGGAAAAACCTTATTGAAGCCGACTTGTACGAACTTGTGCAAACCCCTGATATTGTGCCCTTGGTATTAGTACTCGATGGTGTTACTGACCCCCATAATCTAGGCGCATGCCTACGAAGTGCTGATGCGGCGGGTGTGCATGCAGTGGTAATTCCCAAGGATAACTCTGTAGGTCTTAACGAAACAGCCCGTAAAGTGGCTTCGGGCGCTGCCGAAACGACACCTCTTATTGCTGTTACCAATTTAGCCCGTTGCTTGAAAAAGCTGCAGGAACTCGGTTTATGGGTGACCGGGCTTGCTGGCGAAGCGACGGACTCCACTTATGATTCGGATTTAACCGGCCCTAGAGTTATTGTCATGGGGGCTGAAGGTTCCGGCATGCGGCGTTTAACTAAAGAAACGTGCGATGTATTAGTGAAGATTCCCATGCATGGCAGTGTCTCCAGTCTTAATGTCTCGGTGGCGACCGGGGTTGTGTTATTTGAGACATTGCGTCAACGATCCCTTTCCTCTGAGGCCTAA
- the rpsF gene encoding 30S ribosomal protein S6 codes for MRHYEIVFLVHPDQSEQVPGMIERYSSNVTTKGGAVHRLEDWGRRQLAYPINKIHKAHYVLMNVECTDEALEELTTNFRYNDAVLRNMVIRTDEAVTEESPIMKAEKENRERKNRTDRRSNDTEAEAPAAVEESADDQPTADSEEA; via the coding sequence ATGCGTCATTACGAAATTGTATTTCTGGTTCATCCGGATCAGAGTGAACAAGTGCCCGGTATGATCGAGCGCTATTCATCTAATGTCACCACTAAGGGTGGCGCGGTGCACCGTCTAGAAGACTGGGGTCGCCGTCAACTCGCTTATCCTATTAACAAAATTCACAAAGCTCACTACGTTCTTATGAACGTTGAGTGCACTGATGAAGCACTTGAAGAGCTGACGACTAACTTTCGCTACAACGATGCTGTTTTGCGAAACATGGTGATCCGCACTGACGAAGCTGTGACTGAAGAGTCACCTATCATGAAAGCGGAAAAAGAAAACCGTGAGCGCAAAAATCGCACTGACCGCCGTTCTAACGATACCGAAGCTGAAGCTCCAGCAGCGGTAGAAGAAAGTGCAGATGATCAACCAACAGCAGATAGTGAGGAGGCATAA
- the rpsR gene encoding 30S ribosomal protein S18 has protein sequence MARFFRRRKFCRFTAEGVKQIDYKDLDTLKAYISETGKIVPSRITGTKAKYQRQLATAVKRARYLALLPYTDSHD, from the coding sequence ATGGCTCGTTTTTTTCGTCGTCGTAAGTTTTGCCGTTTCACCGCTGAAGGTGTGAAGCAAATTGATTATAAAGACCTTGATACATTAAAAGCTTATATCTCTGAGACAGGTAAAATCGTACCTAGTCGTATCACTGGGACTAAAGCAAAGTATCAGCGTCAATTGGCTACAGCAGTTAAGCGCGCACGTTATCTTGCGTTGTTGCCATACACTGATAGCCACGACTAA
- the rplI gene encoding 50S ribosomal protein L9: MEVILLEKVGKLGGVGDKVNVKSGFGRNYLLPQGKAISATADNLKEFEARRAELEKAAADKKESAEIRARELEELSVTITAKAGDEGKLFGSVGARDIAEAITAAGVAVTKAEVKLPEGTLREIGEYEITLQLHVDVVQAVKLQVEAE, translated from the coding sequence ATGGAAGTTATTCTACTCGAAAAAGTGGGTAAACTAGGTGGCGTTGGCGACAAAGTTAACGTTAAGTCAGGCTTTGGCCGCAACTATCTTTTGCCACAAGGTAAAGCGATATCCGCCACTGCAGATAACCTAAAAGAATTTGAAGCGCGCAGAGCAGAGCTTGAGAAAGCTGCAGCAGATAAGAAAGAATCTGCTGAAATTCGCGCTCGTGAACTCGAAGAGCTTAGCGTTACTATCACTGCTAAAGCGGGTGATGAAGGCAAGTTGTTCGGTTCTGTTGGTGCACGTGATATCGCCGAAGCAATCACTGCTGCAGGCGTTGCAGTTACTAAAGCCGAAGTTAAACTGCCAGAAGGTACTTTACGTGAAATAGGTGAATATGAAATCACTTTGCAACTTCACGTAGACGTTGTACAAGCAGTTAAACTTCAAGTCGAAGCTGAGTAA